A window of Christiangramia forsetii KT0803 contains these coding sequences:
- a CDS encoding acyl-CoA dehydrogenase, translating to MDFKLTEEHLMIRDAARDFAKTELLPGVIERDEKQEFPRELVKKMGDLGFLGMMASPEYGGGGMDTISYVLAMEEISKIDASASVMISVNNSLVCWGLDSFGNEEQKKKYLSKLTTGEKLGAFCLSEPEAGSDATSQRTTAIDKGDHYIINGTKNWITNGSTADYYLVIAQTDKEKKHKGINAFIVEKDSEGFEIGPKEQKLGIRGSDTHSLNFNDVKVPKENRIGEDGFGFKFAMKTLSGGRIGIAAQALGIAAGAYELAKDYSKQRKAFGTEICNHQAIAFKLADMHTTIEASRHMVMKAAWDKDQGQNYDLSGAMAKLYASKTAMDVTVEAVQVHGGNGFVKEYHVERLMRDAKITQIYEGTSEIQKIVISRSILKD from the coding sequence ATGGATTTTAAACTTACCGAAGAGCATTTAATGATACGCGATGCCGCTCGTGATTTTGCAAAGACAGAATTATTACCGGGTGTTATCGAGAGAGATGAAAAGCAGGAATTCCCCAGAGAACTTGTGAAGAAAATGGGAGATCTTGGGTTTCTTGGAATGATGGCTTCTCCGGAATATGGCGGGGGTGGTATGGATACCATTTCTTATGTGTTGGCGATGGAAGAAATTTCTAAGATAGACGCATCTGCATCAGTGATGATATCTGTAAATAACTCTCTTGTATGTTGGGGGCTTGATTCTTTTGGTAATGAAGAGCAAAAGAAAAAATACCTTTCTAAGCTAACTACTGGTGAAAAACTGGGCGCTTTTTGTCTTTCTGAACCTGAAGCCGGAAGTGATGCTACGTCGCAAAGAACCACAGCGATAGACAAAGGTGACCACTACATTATAAATGGAACGAAGAACTGGATCACCAATGGGAGTACAGCTGATTATTATTTAGTGATCGCTCAAACTGACAAGGAGAAAAAGCATAAGGGAATTAATGCTTTTATCGTTGAAAAAGATTCCGAAGGCTTTGAAATAGGTCCAAAAGAGCAAAAATTAGGGATTAGAGGTAGTGATACCCATTCTTTAAATTTCAACGACGTAAAAGTACCTAAAGAAAATAGAATTGGTGAAGATGGTTTCGGATTCAAATTTGCCATGAAGACCCTTTCAGGTGGAAGAATTGGGATCGCTGCGCAAGCATTAGGAATTGCTGCAGGGGCTTATGAATTGGCCAAAGATTATTCTAAACAGCGTAAAGCTTTTGGAACTGAAATTTGCAACCACCAGGCGATCGCATTTAAACTTGCAGATATGCATACTACTATTGAAGCTTCAAGACATATGGTCATGAAAGCTGCCTGGGATAAAGATCAGGGACAGAATTATGATCTTTCAGGAGCAATGGCTAAACTTTACGCTTCTAAAACTGCGATGGATGTGACTGTGGAAGCGGTACAGGTTCATGGAGGAAATGGATTCGTAAAAGAATACCACGTAGAGCGATTAATGCGCGATGCAAAGATCACACAAATCTACGAAGGAACTTCAGAGATTCAGAAAATTGTAATTTCAAGAAGTATTCTTAAAGATTAA